The genomic stretch atattttcttatcttattcaataataataataaaatatacacattaaatattagagttatatgttagttattttttaaaatataaatatctaatttataaaagtattttacattattcctcaaaaaaacaagtattttacattattattattattattattattatttaatatattaaaatttaaataaatttaaaattttaatataaaatactaatattgagACAGTTGATCATTTGCATGCATGTTGGCAGAaacgtattttttttaaaaataatatttcttgatttgagccgttgatctagattagatcaatggTTCAGATTTTACCACATTTTTCACCTAGGAGAGTGTTCGCATGTGAACTGATCCCTATATATTCAAAACttaattaataccaaaaacaaaaaaaaaaaaaaagaaacatgtaAATTGTGAAATGCTACAATGCTACTagctatacatacatacatacatacatacatacatatataaagaaaaaaaaaaagaaacatgtaaattgtgaattgcTACAATGCAAATAGCTATTGCCAAACAGCCCAACGTGTCCAACTCCAACAAGACTCCAACTCTATTTAACCTATGTCACACGACTCAGACCTTGTCTGTAccataagaagaggaaaaaaatgTGAGAATGCAAAAGCAACAATTTACCTAGGTTGGGCTCTCAAGCAGGAGGTAGCGGTGAGCCCGGCGAGGATGGAGTGATGGACAAATAGTCAACGATGGTCGACAGTGAGCAGAGGCGTAGAGCAGCAAGGAGTGAAGCTGAGGGCTTCACACTTTTGCGACTCAAAAGGAGTCAAGGGCTAGGTTTTGtttcattttaataaatattatggtcATTAACTGCACTTTGTATAATAAAGCCTCGCTTTTCGCCTCTTCCTCACTTTCGTCGGAAAGCGCGGCGTGCGCTACACCACCCAGTTGTGCCTTGCTCAGGCAAAGCGAGTTGCCGTTGCTTGCCTCATTTTGCAGTTTAAGAGCAAAAGCGAGTGCTTTTTACAAGTTTGTTCTTTCTAGAGAAAATCGTGAGGATTTCTCTAGTTGATAgacaaaacaaattatattagtatTACTTGAGGATTTTAACACTTGATAGTGACGCAGAATGTTGTGTAGAATCCTAGAGTGGGGTAACCATGAATGTTGTGCTAAACTTCTAATGGTGCTTTTGATGTGATGAATGTCATAAGTTTGATTGGAAGTTTGTATACCCCCCTTCCCCAGCCCTCAGCTTTATCCTTTAAGTAAAACTTGGATGGTGGTGAAATCCTTCACaacaacaaccaaaaaaaaagatgaatgaAATACAAAGAAAATATAACGTTTGACAAATAAAAGAAGGTTGGTTAAGACAGGAATAAGTAACACATTTTGTTGTTGAAGGGAACGCAAGGAATAAGATATATAAGTGTTTCCAATACtagaaatattcaaatttgTACCATTACCAACTTGAAGAGTATCATTACCCGTGTATTCTTCCACTTGTTGTAATGAGTAGGAATCCAGAATGGCATGATGGATTGATGGGTAGCACTAATGTCCAGAAGCCAGTTCTATGAGAATGAAGCTAGATCACTAGCGTAAGTTATATTTGCTTGAAGACTGATGGTTCCCATTGCATTACAAGGCAGTATGACCAAGGTTGTTGTATATTTGACACTTTGAAACATAGCTACAACCATGTCCATGACCCCAACCTCCTCTATTACCACAACTATGTCCACTAGGTTGACTAGCAGTTCGTTTCGGTTGTGAGGCAGTAGATGACCCCTGTTGGAAAACAAGTGTTGATGGTGGTTCCAAGGGAGTAGTCAAGGAAACGCCATTTGCGTAGATGAATTGATGTGCGATGAGCAATCGTTAGGCGCTCCTCGGACGCTTGGGGATCGCCTAGACGAGgattaatcgacgcctaggtgcccatgcattttttttttaattttttaaaaaaactatttaatttttttttaatttataagacttgataattataaactatttaatactttaatagttaatactaaaatattaaatattaacctaaaacacatctagagtttgaacaagttagggttatttcgctaaaaacaatatcgtttttagtgaaataacccatttaaataAGAAcgaaacaatagctaatcggccgactaggcgacctagtcggtgcctaggaagcctaggaggcctaggcagtCAGCACTTAGGCGGCCTAGTTGGCCgtctagaccaccgattatggtgatacgctaggcagtcgaccagcgcctagtgcctagccgtcgattaatcggtgcctaggcgggatttttgcaatacTAGCGATGAGATAGTTGTTGAGTTGATCAATCGTCACAGGTTCTTTGCTAGTCAATGAGGATACCATTGCACGGTACTCAAGGTGGAGGACTCAAACTAAATGGTTATTACTTACAAACTAATTGGTCAACTGGTTTCAACAAGAAGTCCAATTAAAACCTTGGCTTTGCCAATATACTCACTAGTAGTGGTATACCCTTGGCACAAAGATTGCACAGTTGACTAAGGGGACTTAGAGATTGTGCCCAAGAGGAGGACCCAAATGCGACTTCAATAGCCTACTATAGAGCCCGGAATGTGGCATGTCCCACTGCAACATACATAACCTCATCGGACATATATGAGACGAGCATAGGCAAAATAGAACAATTCTTACGGACCCAATTTTCTGCCGCAAGATTGACTACAACGAAACACCCATCTAGAGCGTGAATAAACGAAGCTAGACATGGTAACGTGGCATACTGCCATCAACATATCCACTAAAATTTTGACAAAGGATAAAGGGAACAAGTTGAGTATTCTAGAATACTTAGTTTGAAGAGTTAAGTTGAATGGAGATAAATTGATAGACTGTTTGTAACGTATTTATTGAGGTTGGGGTTGAAAGGGCAATATTTTATATGATGAGATATGAaaggttgtggtggtggttttAGGGTTTGCAACTTTGTATCATTTGGTCTATTATACTAAAAGATaacaataattttgaaaagaattttattattgatcagttcaatctataaaatatatgaaaagataTATTTATAAGAATACAATTAGAATTAGGAGTAATAAAAGTTGAAtttacaataatactaagaaaAAAGGGAGAATGAATTTTAATGCAACTACAACAGAGGCTAATATTTTCAATCGTGTTTATAACTAGTACTAGTAACCCACAGAAAGGGAGGATGAAGTTTGTCATCCAAACAATATCTAAGTCATCGTCCAAACCAAGATACTCTCACTCATCGGTCAATCAACCGACCCGTTTCCTCAATTTGGGTTTTTCTACATAAAAAGCTCCTCCCGCAACTCATGAGCAAACCCTCCGATTGATCGTCCCAGATTCTCAGAAACCCCAACTGATCGATCCGAGAAAAGGGTCCTCAATTTAGATCTGTAAGCTCAAATTTCCTTTGATTTTCTTTGTGTTATACAGGTATATACAAATGCATATATTGCTCTAGTTTCAAGattcatctttaaaaaaaaaaaaatagatttagggggatttattttattattcaataTATTGTTTTCTGGAAATTGATCTGTTTGTTTTTGGAAGATGGATGGGAACAAAGATGAAGCCTTGAAGTGCTATAAAATAGCTAAAGATTCAATCCAATCTGGTAATAGAGAAAGGGGTTTGAAATTCTTGAATAAAGCTAAGCGTTTAGACCCAAATCTAGAAATTGATGATCTGTTGTCTAAAGTTGATGGCTCACAAGCTGAGAATGAATCACCTAACATCCCCACGAAGGAGGACTCGTCAAGTTCTGGGAAACCACCGGAAAGTGGGGCCCGCAGAAGGAGTTCAGTAAATAAGGAGGCAGGATCATCCTCTTCCTCAGAGGGTGTGGCTGGTTATACAGAGGAGCAAGTGACAATCGTGAGGGAGATTAAGAGGAAGAAGGATTACTATGAGATTTTGGGATTGGAGAAGAGTTGCAGTGTGGAGGATGTTCGGAAAGCGTATAGAAAGCTGTCTTTGAAGGTTCACCCTGACAAGAACAAGGCTCCCGGGTCAGAAGAGGCCTTTAAGATGGTGTCTAAGGCATTCCAGTGTTTGAGTGATGAGGAGAACCGGAAAAGATATGATGTTGTTGGTGATGAGGCACCTGTTTATGAGAGGCGCCCAACTAGACGTCATGCTGGTGGTGGAATGCAAGGGTTTAATGGATTTTATTACGAGGATGTTGATGCTGAGGAAATCTTCAGGAATTTCTTTTTTGGCGGGATGAATCCTGTAGCAACTACCCATTTCAGCTTTGGTCCTGGAGTTGGAGTGCGAGTTGGTGGGCATAATGGGTCTAATGGGTTTGCCAGAACTTTAATTCAATTGTTGCCAGTGATATTGATTCTGTTACTCAACTTTTTGCCTTCATCAGATCCAGTTTATTCATTCTCGAGGTCATACCCATACGAGCAACTGTTTACAACACAAAGGGGTGTGAACTATTATGTCAAGCCTGGGAAATTTGAGCAGGATTATCCTCTAAGTAGTCCCAGACGGGTGAAACTTGAAGAAGGGATTGAGCATGAATATTTCAACAGTCTTGCTTACAACTGCCGGCTTGAACGCCAACAAGTTCTTTGGGGCTACAGACAAGCAACACCAAATTGTGATACATTGAGGAAGTTCCAGGACGTCGCCGCTTGATAACAACCTTTCTCAACATTCCAGTTTTACCATTGCTATTTCTTTTTCTCtagaattattattacttcAGCACACGAGTGCAGACTCCAAATATAACACGCACCTTATTATGTTTGCTTTATGAAATTTGTAGCTCcacatgatgatgatgatgctgttttattttttctgtcCTGGCACAAGAGCTTCTGACCAGAAATAGATGAAGAACACTTGTCCCTCAAAATGGTTATGCCTTTTATAAAGAATAAATCATTGATATGTGGTATAGGTCATTTTGTTATCATGTAGGATCATATTTTTCTTGCATTGTTCAATGTTACACTTATCATTTGGTGTGTCCAATGGGTAGTTTTTAAGCTTTATTTGGTTCAAATGCATGGTTTATAGAAATGCCTAAAAGGGGACTGGGGAAAAAGGTGACAACATGATTCTATTGTGGTTAATGGTGAACGATCCATTCTGTACATGCATATGCGTATGAATACAACGGAATGAGAATAGAGTTCAACTATTAAGCATGCATTCATCCTTCTCCCATAACGGTTAAATCTCCAACCCCAAGGGCCTTCTATACTCCGGCTTGACAAAACATGAAACTGAACGGCTTAGCTGACAAAGCTAAATGCCGGAATTTGTCCATTTTGAGCATAATTCTCATAATGCCGCTacttaatttcaaacattaatctCTTCTCTCAAATACTATCTACTGAATCAAGGAGCTAAAGGGTAACATGCATTCATAAcctaattccatttttggtggATGACAATTTGTTGTTTGATATTCTTCTGAGAATCATGTACAGTAACAGCTGCAGGCAGGGTACATGCAAATGCTCAAATGCATTTAAAAGAAGAAATCATGAATGAATCCTTCAATTGATTAAACTCATTTGCTATTAGCAAAGTGGACTTTCTTCATCTGAACTTATAATAATGTCTTAATAAAGGGAAATTATAGAATAGGtagtacatttttaaaattttaactatagTTTCCTGGGACAAGCATTGAGCAGCAAGGTACACATGTTCATACAAGTGAGAAGTGAACGGAAGCTAGAAACAGCTGAGTTAGGCCCTATGTGGTTCCTTTTCGTAGTTCTGATCCCTCCATATTTGCCCTAGTCTTTTGATGTGATGACCAATAACCCCAGAGCGCCTATCAAAATATACTGCAACCAAAACAATAtccaattaacatattttgttgCTCCACACAAATTTGGGATTATGGGAGTGAAGGGGCACTAGTCATAAATGATTAAAGAGAAGGGAGAAGGGTGGAGTGGGGGGAGGAAGGAAATAAAACATCCCAGTAGTGCGTTCAAAATCAGACCTTGATAATAGGCTTCTCAGTCATAATTATTGTCACCCAACCCACATACGGCAAAAACCTGGAGAAAAACAACCACAAAAATGGATGTCAGATGGACTACCAACTAGCACAGCTCAACCaccaaaaagaaagaagaaaaacataTATGGTCCTGATTGCTAATTTGCAGATAATGGCAAACAAAACTGAAGTTGAAGTAACTTTTTATTACTCAAGGTCCTCCTCGGATGTGCATTGTTAGAATATAGAAACTTCACTGTTAATCAGATATGAAGATTGAAGAATTGAAACTGCATTTCTAGTGTGCACTCACCCTACAGCTCTCCCCATGATGTGCTGACGCTGTAACCAGAGCTGACCATGGGCATATAGAGCTCTATCATCCCCAAAATTATTGTCTCCTGAAgaattataatatcattttaagAAAAGTGCAAATGTCACTATTTGAGAACCAAGTAACACCGAAATAAAGTTCACCAACCCCCAAAACAGTGAAAAGACAATTGATGAGAAACATCCCAGAAATCACACAATGAAAATTATGTGATATACCAGGTTTACTTGGAAGTTAAGATTTCAAATGTGTTGGTAGCTAAAAGGTATGGAAATCCAGCAATGAAATCTATCTTGGATATTTCCAGGGCTATCTAAGTAGCACACACAAAAAATGTACCTTTTGTTAGTATATCAACTTCACCAGTATCTTGGCGCTCATGGAcctagaaaaaagaaaatgatagtaATCAGATAAGCCAAGAAGGGAGAAAGTGTATGTTCAAGAGGATTGTTGTGGCATACTATCAGATAGTTATGGCATAAAAAAGCATATGCCCCATTCCCATCCCGTGAtatgaagaaaatatatttttaaaaagcatGCTACAAGAACAGATGTTCTACTGAGTCATCCACTTGCTTCATTTCTAACCACAATTGATAAACAATCAGTTGCAAAttctatataatatacataatcaGTATACAGAAGTAGTATTTTTGAGTGTATATTTCATTTAAAAGTTGTTTTTTCGTATATAATAATAGTTAATTTGTTGTACACTTTGTTTTGGTGTTAGAGGCAGAACTATATTCCAAATAAAACAGACCTTTGGTAGTTTATTTGGAAAGACAGAatgcttgaaaaaaaaaaaaaacaaattatttatcATATATAACTATATAGCTACCATGTTATGAAAGAACAAATTTTTGCGTGCTTTGTGTTCAACTCTGGGACGGCCACTCTTTGAATATGCATAACTACATGATATTGTCCTTTCAATTATTACCACACAGCATTTTCACCTCTCTTTTATAAGACAGTATCTAGAGCAGAAAATAGTATAAAAAGGATGAGCCATTAATCAAATAAGCCCAACTAGTGCATCACTGCAAGCTATTCAGAAAGAAACCATTAAAGGTTTATCAACACAAAGACAGAGAAATTCAtaaattcaaactttttttctccaaaaataTTTCCCATTTGTCCATTCAGACAATATTCCTTCAAGTTTTTCTTACATTAATGGCCTAATGGATAAAGTCAACCCCTTCCCTCCTAATTATTTCTGCAATGAAAAGTCTGATATATAGAAGTGATCATATTACAAATAAACAGTACAAGGAACTAAAAAGAAATTCTTGAGAAGGGAATATTGCCAAAACACTTACCTTTATCACTCTGTGGACTATTGGAATTTCGCGGCCCTATGCACACAAAAAAGTAAAGAGTCATATCAAAATGTGTATAGAAAGAAAAGtgatgaaaattttcaacatcACAAGATATAactataaagaataaaattcaGTGACTTGATAGAGCATGACAAAGAACAGAAATTTCTACCTGAAAAAATATCATGTAGAAACACTAAACAAAACAAGAACAATACCAAAGAttaaaatgcaagaaaaaaGTATCAACATGGAGGTGATGGCTTAGGATACAGTAGTAGTGGACTAGTGGGGAGCTGATTTAAGAAGTACTGGCCATGTTCAATTCAGAAGCCATCCAGGTTTTGAGAATGCAAACATTTGAAGTGAATTCATATTACACGCATAATTGATATGCAAATAGAAAATTCAACTCCTGAACAGTGTCAGATGGATGTAAGTCATGTAACTTGTGAATAATATTCTGCATCCAAACCAATAGCATCAGCTAATACCCAAACACAAAGTTCTTAAATCTTAACTTTTTAGCAACATTAGGAAAAAATTAGACTTTTTACTTCTGTGGGATTTCACACTTTCCTCAAAGCTTATGTACATCATTTTGCATTTAGATGAACTGGCACACTCACTCATATTCTACAAAATAACCGTGAGATGATGGAAAGTTTCTTTTTCAAAGTTCCATATTCAAAAGTGCATCAGAGTGGAGAGTacaggaaaaaagaaagaaagaaagaaagaaaacaaaatatctCTGGAGATGCAAGATGTTGTGAAGGGACTCCAAGCAAAATGTTATACAAATCAACTAATAAACAAACTCCTGGAAGGAGTTTCTGTTGTTAAAGTTGAATGTGCACGCATCTAAGAAATgccaaaataaaaaagttaggTTATGAAATATAAACAAAGTACTCTTAATAAGAAGTACTCACATCAATATTAAACACAACTATTTCTCCTGTGCGAATAGGATCTTCAGTCATACGCAAGAACAATATGTCACCCTGTAAGATAGAAATGAATTACTTCTGTAACAACTCATGACAAGAACAACTGGGAGGTCCACATATGTAACATCAAATATAAATGTACCATAGCCAATAAATATGTGGAAACTAGGGCCGAAGACATTTATAAACTTTCAACAATGCAATAAGGCTACCCTAGTGATTTTTTAGCTCACCCTTTTGAAGCCAGGTTCCATACTTCCAGAAAGAACAACCACCACAGGCGATTCACTTCCAGTTATACACATTAACCCTTTCCATATAATCAGTGCCGATGTAACAATCATACCTGAAAGTGATTGTACAGAGAGACCAAGAGAATATAATGTTAAACAATCTGAAATCTAGACAAGACAAAATCTTGAATTTTACTCAGAATAGCCTCAGATATCTCCGGAAGAAACAGATAGAGATTATTATACGCATCTGTCAGTACCATCACATATAACCTAACTTGACACATCTCTGCACATATATGTAATATGCCTACTATTAT from Ipomoea triloba cultivar NCNSP0323 chromosome 12, ASM357664v1 encodes the following:
- the LOC115998590 gene encoding chaperone protein dnaJ 49-like translates to MDGNKDEALKCYKIAKDSIQSGNRERGLKFLNKAKRLDPNLEIDDLLSKVDGSQAENESPNIPTKEDSSSSGKPPESGARRRSSVNKEAGSSSSSEGVAGYTEEQVTIVREIKRKKDYYEILGLEKSCSVEDVRKAYRKLSLKVHPDKNKAPGSEEAFKMVSKAFQCLSDEENRKRYDVVGDEAPVYERRPTRRHAGGGMQGFNGFYYEDVDAEEIFRNFFFGGMNPVATTHFSFGPGVGVRVGGHNGSNGFARTLIQLLPVILILLLNFLPSSDPVYSFSRSYPYEQLFTTQRGVNYYVKPGKFEQDYPLSSPRRVKLEEGIEHEYFNSLAYNCRLERQQVLWGYRQATPNCDTLRKFQDVAA
- the LOC115998597 gene encoding signal peptidase complex catalytic subunit SEC11A-like — translated: MGWIGDQIDSIKSIQFRQVITQAVTLGMIVTSALIIWKGLMCITGSESPVVVVLSGSMEPGFKRGDILFLRMTEDPIRTGEIVVFNIDGREIPIVHRVIKVHERQDTGEVDILTKGDNNFGDDRALYAHGQLWLQRQHIMGRAVGFLPYVGWVTIIMTEKPIIKYILIGALGLLVITSKD